Proteins found in one Amycolatopsis umgeniensis genomic segment:
- a CDS encoding MFS transporter — MTRPSRYRVLIAVMLFITVVINYLDRSNLSIAMPAIAGELDLSKVEQGLLLSAFGWTYAALQLPGGWLVDKIPPRLLYPACLIMWSLATFFMGVIGGFVALIALRLMVGVFEAPAYPINSKIATVWFPERERATAIGFYTSGQFIGLALLTPVLSWMQAILSWHWVFIATGLVGILWAALWYAKYREPRDSRANEAEIELIRSGGGLVDLADERPERARITRADLAAVLGSRKLWGIYFGQFCLTSTLWFFLTWFPTYLVEYRDMDYIKSGFLASLPFIAALVGVLASGVLSDFLVRRGASLSVARKGPIIAGLVLSTVMVGAGFTDSTALVIVILSVAFFGNGLASITWSLVSALAPRRLLGLTGGMFNFIGNLSSIATPIVIGLIVTDDSFAPGFAYMTVITIAGILSYVFLVGKVERVDDSITQGVSPRG; from the coding sequence ATGACGCGTCCCTCCCGGTATCGGGTGCTCATCGCGGTGATGCTGTTCATCACCGTCGTCATCAACTACCTGGACCGCTCGAACCTGTCGATCGCGATGCCCGCGATCGCCGGCGAACTCGACCTGTCCAAAGTGGAACAAGGCCTGCTCCTGTCGGCTTTCGGCTGGACCTACGCCGCGCTGCAGCTTCCCGGCGGCTGGCTGGTCGACAAGATCCCGCCGCGGCTGCTCTACCCGGCCTGCCTGATCATGTGGTCACTCGCGACCTTCTTCATGGGTGTCATCGGGGGTTTCGTGGCGCTGATCGCGCTGCGGCTCATGGTCGGTGTCTTCGAGGCGCCCGCCTATCCGATCAACAGCAAGATCGCGACCGTCTGGTTCCCGGAACGCGAACGCGCCACCGCGATCGGCTTCTACACCTCAGGCCAGTTCATCGGCCTCGCCCTGCTGACCCCCGTACTGTCCTGGATGCAGGCGATCCTGTCCTGGCACTGGGTGTTCATCGCCACCGGACTGGTCGGCATCCTCTGGGCCGCGCTCTGGTACGCGAAGTACCGCGAGCCGCGAGATTCGCGGGCCAACGAGGCCGAGATCGAGCTGATCCGCTCGGGCGGCGGCCTGGTGGATCTGGCTGATGAGCGGCCGGAGCGGGCGCGGATCACGCGAGCGGATCTGGCGGCCGTGCTGGGCAGCCGGAAACTGTGGGGTATCTACTTCGGCCAGTTCTGCCTGACCTCGACGCTCTGGTTCTTCCTCACCTGGTTCCCGACGTACCTCGTCGAATACCGGGACATGGACTACATCAAGTCCGGTTTCCTGGCGTCTTTGCCGTTCATCGCGGCTCTGGTCGGTGTGCTGGCTTCCGGTGTCCTGTCGGACTTCCTGGTCCGGCGCGGCGCTTCGCTCAGCGTGGCGCGCAAGGGCCCGATCATCGCGGGCCTGGTGCTGAGCACGGTGATGGTCGGGGCCGGTTTCACCGACTCGACCGCGCTGGTCATCGTCATCCTGTCCGTCGCCTTCTTCGGCAACGGCCTCGCGTCGATCACCTGGTCGCTGGTCTCCGCGCTGGCGCCGCGACGGCTGCTGGGACTGACCGGCGGGATGTTCAACTTCATCGGGAACCTGTCGTCGATCGCCACCCCCATCGTCATCGGCCTGATCGTCACCGATGACAGCTTCGCGCCCGGCTTCGCCTACATGACCGTGATCACGATCGCCGGGATCCTTTCCTACGTCTTCCTCGTCGGCAAGGTCGAGCGCGTCGACGATTCGATTACGCAGGGTGTGTCGCCCCGAGGGTAG
- the dgoD gene encoding galactonate dehydratase yields the protein MKIVSMTTYQVPPRWSFLKIETDEGITGWGEPVLEGRASSVAATVEELSDYLIGKDPSRIEDLWTVLYRGGFYRGGGIHMSALAGIDQALWDIKGKTLGVPVHELLGGRVRDRIKVYSWIGGDRPAETARAAREVVDRGFSAVKMNGTEELSYLDTWDKVDRCVANVAAVREAVGPNVGIGVDFHGRVHKPMAKVLLRELEPYRLMFVEEPVLSEHVDGFAEVLRNSPIPIALGERLFSRWDFKAVLASGAVDIIQPDPSHCGGITEARKIAHMAEAYDVGLALHCPLGPIALAACLQIDAGCYNATIQEQSLGIHYNTSNDLLDYVTDPSVFAYEDGQVTIPDGPGLGIEINEEYVAERAAEGHRWRNPVWRHTDGSFAEW from the coding sequence ATGAAGATCGTGTCAATGACGACATATCAGGTGCCGCCGCGCTGGTCGTTCCTGAAGATCGAAACCGACGAGGGCATCACCGGATGGGGTGAGCCGGTCTTGGAGGGCCGGGCATCCTCGGTGGCAGCCACCGTCGAAGAGCTTTCCGACTACCTGATCGGCAAGGATCCCTCGCGGATCGAAGATCTGTGGACGGTCCTCTACCGCGGCGGGTTCTACCGGGGTGGCGGGATCCACATGAGCGCGCTGGCCGGGATAGACCAGGCGCTGTGGGACATCAAGGGCAAGACGCTCGGCGTGCCGGTGCACGAACTGCTCGGCGGCCGGGTGCGTGACCGGATCAAGGTGTACTCGTGGATCGGCGGCGATCGTCCCGCCGAAACCGCCCGCGCCGCGCGGGAGGTGGTGGATCGCGGGTTCAGCGCTGTCAAGATGAACGGGACCGAGGAACTGTCCTATCTGGACACTTGGGACAAGGTCGATCGCTGCGTGGCCAACGTGGCCGCCGTGCGCGAGGCCGTCGGTCCGAACGTCGGCATCGGCGTGGACTTCCACGGCCGCGTGCACAAACCGATGGCCAAGGTCCTGCTGCGCGAACTGGAGCCGTACCGGCTGATGTTCGTCGAGGAACCCGTGCTGTCCGAGCACGTCGACGGCTTCGCGGAGGTCCTTCGCAACTCGCCGATCCCGATCGCGCTCGGCGAGCGGCTGTTCTCGAGGTGGGATTTCAAGGCGGTGCTGGCCTCCGGCGCCGTCGACATCATCCAGCCGGACCCGTCGCACTGCGGCGGCATCACCGAAGCGCGCAAGATCGCGCACATGGCCGAGGCGTACGACGTCGGCCTCGCCTTGCACTGTCCACTGGGGCCGATCGCGCTGGCGGCCTGCCTGCAGATCGACGCGGGCTGCTACAACGCGACGATCCAGGAGCAGAGCCTCGGCATCCACTACAACACGAGCAACGATCTCCTCGACTACGTCACCGACCCGTCGGTGTTCGCCTACGAAGACGGACAGGTCACCATCCCCGACGGGCCGGGGCTCGGCATCGAGATCAACGAGGAATACGTCGCCGAACGCGCGGCCGAAGGACATCGCTGGCGGAATCCGGTGTGGCGGCACACCGACGGCTCGTTCGCGGAATGGTGA